The Rickettsiales bacterium genome segment TGCCGGGGGCGAGATATAGATTAGTGCTGGAGGGCGAGGGAGGCGAAGACAGGCTGCGGCTCGCGCGTCCGGTGGTTTTCAGTCCCAGTTTGTTAGCCGATCGCATGTCCAGCAGCCAGGTTTGCAATACGCCGTTTTCCACCAGCGAGAGCTTTTTAGCGGCAACGCCTTCGCCGTCGAACGGCTTGGAGGCGAGGCCACGCAGGCGTTGCGGTTCGTCGATGATGTTTATGGAGGGGCCGAATACCTGTTTGCCGAGGCTTTCTTTCAGGAAGCTGGTGCCACGGGCGATTGAGCTTCCGTTGATGGCTCCTGCAAAAGCGCCAATCAGGCCCTTGGAAACGCGCGGGTCGAATACTACCGGCATAACACCGGTTGGTATCTTGCGGGCTCCAAGCCTTGCAAGCGCCCGATGGGCGGCATTCTTACCAAGCGCTTCTGCGTCTTCCAGATCGGTGACAAAGCAGGCGGAGGAAAAATCATAATCCCGTTCAATAGCGCCGTCGCTACCGGCGAGAACGGAGACGGATACGGAGGCATGGCTTGCTTTATAGCTGCCTGCAAAGCCGTTGCTGGTAGCCAGGCAGAAGGTTACGGAGCCATAGGAGGCGTCGGCACCTTCGGAATTGGTGATACCTTCAACAGCAAGTGCGCTGTCTTCGGCTTTAGCACATTGTTCCTGCAGCCATTGCGGTGTCGGTTCGTTCTTATCATATAGATCCAGCTCGGGAATATTTTTGGCGAGCAATTCTTCGGGGGCAAGACCTGCATATTCGTCGGCCGGAGAAAGCTTGGCCATGGCAAGGCTGCGTTCCACAAGTTCCTGCAGCGCCTGACGTCCGGTATCAGAGGAGGAAACGGTTGCGCTGCGCTTGCCGACAAAAACGCGCAGGCCGATGCCACTGCTTTCCGAGCGTTCCAGCCCTTCCGGATTGCCCATGCGGCGCGATGCCGAGAGTGAAGTGGATTGGTAAAACAATGCGTCGGCTGCGTCTGCGCCTGCTTTTTTAGCTGTGGTTACCAGATCGTGTGCAAGGTTCTGAGCATCATTGTCCATCAGTTTACTACCTCTCCTGTCATGCCTTCCGTATTCGCGGCGGTTATGCGTACCTGTATCAAATCACCGCTTGCGAGTGGTTTGTCAAGTATTACGGGGGCAAAATGATCGGTGCGTGCGAGCGTGCTGTTTTCCACAATCGCATGAGTCGTATGGCCGATCCAGGAGGAGTAAAATTTATTCAGCTGTTCTTCCCCTTTGCCGCGCAGGCGGGCAGCGCGCTCCTTGCGGAGTTCCTTGGCAACCTGCGGCATGCGGGCGGCGGGAGTGCCGCTGCGGGCGGAGTAGGGGAATACATGAAGGTAGGTGAGGCCTGCTTCCTCGACGATATTAAGAGTATTGAGAAACATTTCCTCAGTCTCTGTGGGGAAGCCAGCGATGATATCCGCGCCGAAAACCACGTCCGGGCGTAAATCACGCACGCGGGCACAAAAATCAATGGCATCCTTGCGGCTATGGCGGCGTTTCATGCGCTTGAGGATCATATCGTCCCCTGCCTGCAGGCTCACATGGATATGCGGCATCAGGCGCGGCTCTTCGGCCAGCAGGCGGAAAATATCATCATCGACTTCCACGGCGTCAATGGATGAGAGGCGCAGGCGCGGCAGTTCCGGTACGAGCGCGAGCAGGCGGCGCATCATCTGGCCGAGTGTTGGTTCCCCCGGAAGGTCTTTGCCGTAATCACTGATATCCACACCTGTGAGTACGATTTCTTTATAACCGCTTTCGACCAGTGCGCGCGTCTGCTGCACGATTTCGCCTATGGGAACCGAACGACTGTTGCCACGGCCGTAAGGAATAATGCAGAATGTGCAGCGGTGATTGCAGCCGTTTTGCACTTGCACGAAGGCGCGCGCTCTGCCGTCAAAGCTCGTGACCATGTGTGAGGCGGTTTCCTTGACGGACATGATATCATTGACGCGAATCTTCTCACTCTGCGGAGTGAAATCGAAATAGCTTTTCTCGGAGAGTTTTTCCTCGTTTCCCAGAACATGATCGATTTCGCCCATCTCAGCGTAAGTTTCCGGTTTGATCTGAGCGGAACATCCCGTGACAATGATCTTCGCATCCGGGTTTTCCTTGCGTGCGCGGCGAATAGCTTGCCTTGCCTGGCGTTCGGCTTCCGCCGTTACTGCGCAGGTGTTGAAGATAATCGTATTCTGCAGGCCTGCTTTCTGCGCGTTGGCGCGCATGACCTCGCTTTCATAGGTGTTCAGGCGGCAGCCGAAGGTGACGATTTCTACACTCATAGAAGGTAATCACTGCTATTGAATGCGCCTTCGAAAGAGGTTTGCGCGGCGCCGGTCATATAGACCCGGTTGTCGGATTCGCGCCATTCAATACGCAAGGTTCCTCCGGGAAGATGAACATTAGCGGTATCGGCGCTTAAGCCACGACGGCGTGCGGCCACAAGCGTGGCGCAGGCTCCTGTGCCGCAGGCAAGCGTCAAGCCTGAGCCACGTTCCCAGACGCATAAATCAATTTCATCAGGTGCCAGAATTTTTGCAACTTCCACATTTGTGCGCTCTGGAAAGAGTTCATGATGCTCGAGCTTGCTCCCCAGTTGGGCCAACGGAACGAATGCGATAGCTTGTTCTACAAAGAATACCATATGGGGATTTCCCATGCTGACGGCAACCGGATCTTCGAGGATATCCAGTCGGATAGGCAAGTGCAGCGTGTCGCAAGCGCTTGCAAGCGGAATATCCTGCCATTCCAGTTGCGGCATTCCCATGTCGATAGTGATTTCAGACTGGCTTGCCACTTCGGCGGCCAGCAGGCCAGCTTTTGTCTCTATAGTGGCTGACAGCGCCTTTTTTTCGTTGGCAATCAGCCACGCCACGCAGCGTGTAGCGTTACCGCAGGCGCTGGATTCACTGCCGTCGGCATTCATGATGCGCATGAAGATATCTGCCCGGGAGGAAGGCTCCAGTATGATGCCCTGATCGCAGCCGATGCCGAAATTGCGGTCAGCAATCCGTCCCCAGTCCAGAGCAGGCAAAGTAGCGGAGCGAGCGTCAATAATCACAAAATCATTGCCCGCGCCTTGCATTTTTATAAATGGAATCCTCATACTAAGCCAGCAGCTGCTATAGGTTAATTGCGGCTACTCATACCTGAATTAAGGATTTCTGGCAACTAGAACGGTATTTCGTCGTCCAGATCGGCGGATGCCATGGCTTTTTGCGGCGCGGCGTTCTGATTGTTATTATTGTAACCGCCATTATGGTTGCCGCCTTCGCCATGCCCTGCGTTGCGATTGTCCAACATGGTGAGCGTGCTGCCGAATCCTTGCAGAACGACTTCGGTCGAGTATTTTTCCTGTCCCGACTGGTCCGTCCATTTGCGGGTCTGCAGGGCGCCTTCAACGTAAATCTTGGAGCCTTTATGGAGGTAGTTCTTGATTACCCCGATCAACCCATCGTTGAATACGACGATGCGGTGCCATTCCGTTTTTTCACGGCGTTCTCCCGTATTACGGTCGCGCCAAGTTTCGGAGGTTGCCAGTGTAAGATTCGCTATTTCCTTGCCATCCTGCGTGCTGCGGATTTCGGGGTCACGGCCGAGATTGCCTACCAAAATCACCTTGTTTACGCTGCCTGCCATAGTCTTATGCTCCTAAAAAAATCCAAAAAGAAACCATCTATACAACCCATGCTAAATGAAAAAATACTTATCTGCAAACGCATTTTTCTTTCGTATATTTCACGATTTTTGGTAGTAATATTCGGGATATGAATAGCAATCT includes the following:
- a CDS encoding metallopeptidase TldD-related protein: MDNDAQNLAHDLVTTAKKAGADAADALFYQSTSLSASRRMGNPEGLERSESSGIGLRVFVGKRSATVSSSDTGRQALQELVERSLAMAKLSPADEYAGLAPEELLAKNIPELDLYDKNEPTPQWLQEQCAKAEDSALAVEGITNSEGADASYGSVTFCLATSNGFAGSYKASHASVSVSVLAGSDGAIERDYDFSSACFVTDLEDAEALGKNAAHRALARLGARKIPTGVMPVVFDPRVSKGLIGAFAGAINGSSIARGTSFLKESLGKQVFGPSINIIDEPQRLRGLASKPFDGEGVAAKKLSLVENGVLQTWLLDMRSANKLGLKTTGRASRSLSSPPSPSSTNLYLAPGTQTPEALISDIKSGFYVTEVFGMGVNLVTGDYSQGASGFFIENGRRSYAVSEVTIAGKLADMFRELTPANDLVFRYGTNAPTVRIGGMTVAGS
- the mtaB gene encoding tRNA (N(6)-L-threonylcarbamoyladenosine(37)-C(2))-methylthiotransferase MtaB, with the translated sequence MSVEIVTFGCRLNTYESEVMRANAQKAGLQNTIIFNTCAVTAEAERQARQAIRRARKENPDAKIIVTGCSAQIKPETYAEMGEIDHVLGNEEKLSEKSYFDFTPQSEKIRVNDIMSVKETASHMVTSFDGRARAFVQVQNGCNHRCTFCIIPYGRGNSRSVPIGEIVQQTRALVESGYKEIVLTGVDISDYGKDLPGEPTLGQMMRRLLALVPELPRLRLSSIDAVEVDDDIFRLLAEEPRLMPHIHVSLQAGDDMILKRMKRRHSRKDAIDFCARVRDLRPDVVFGADIIAGFPTETEEMFLNTLNIVEEAGLTYLHVFPYSARSGTPAARMPQVAKELRKERAARLRGKGEEQLNKFYSSWIGHTTHAIVENSTLARTDHFAPVILDKPLASGDLIQVRITAANTEGMTGEVVN
- the dapF gene encoding diaminopimelate epimerase, whose protein sequence is MRIPFIKMQGAGNDFVIIDARSATLPALDWGRIADRNFGIGCDQGIILEPSSRADIFMRIMNADGSESSACGNATRCVAWLIANEKKALSATIETKAGLLAAEVASQSEITIDMGMPQLEWQDIPLASACDTLHLPIRLDILEDPVAVSMGNPHMVFFVEQAIAFVPLAQLGSKLEHHELFPERTNVEVAKILAPDEIDLCVWERGSGLTLACGTGACATLVAARRRGLSADTANVHLPGGTLRIEWRESDNRVYMTGAAQTSFEGAFNSSDYLL
- the ssb gene encoding single-stranded DNA-binding protein encodes the protein MAGSVNKVILVGNLGRDPEIRSTQDGKEIANLTLATSETWRDRNTGERREKTEWHRIVVFNDGLIGVIKNYLHKGSKIYVEGALQTRKWTDQSGQEKYSTEVVLQGFGSTLTMLDNRNAGHGEGGNHNGGYNNNNQNAAPQKAMASADLDDEIPF